The following proteins come from a genomic window of Lolium rigidum isolate FL_2022 chromosome 5, APGP_CSIRO_Lrig_0.1, whole genome shotgun sequence:
- the LOC124656952 gene encoding F-box/FBD/LRR-repeat protein At1g13570-like, with amino-acid sequence MSAPPRPCTPRRLTEVAVVVAEADALISLPTGVLDDILTRVGLRDAVRTSALSRAWRRRWEALPSLDLDFPRPKGHRGASKGLRAVDSVLLRCPGRVRRFYAYLDQLHAGRIDDWLIVLSRRAVEVFNLISVDGLIALPSAVFSCGRLTVLRLYGCALPLLPAGFEGFPELRNLALINVRFQENGAYHQLEEIIATSPSVEKLLLWDVEIAGDFTEWVIQAPNLRDLNIRSAGDLGWNIGELPSLHSADIDIRDYLPDRDFAKFLAGFASVTKLVLCTRHSPLNGANILEALPCTFGNLKSLKLYTQFSELSSIMSTFCLLRNAPNLERLKIMIDDGVGQKYEANGEFQNAQWTDGMCAKLQFVQITGIHWFSNELCFIELILSKTRLLRTLSVSHGEKCSMSNEGVVNKLLNYPRASSHAKVLYEVIFESF; translated from the exons ATGTCGGCGCCGCCCCGCCCTTGCACGCCTCGTCGGCTGACTGAGGTCGCtgtggtggtggcggaggcggaCGCCCTGATCTCCCTGCCAACGGGGGTCCTCGACGACATCCTCACCCGCGTCGGCCTCCGCGACGCCGTGCGCACGTCGGCGCTCTCCCGCGCCTGGCGACGCCGATGGGAGGCCCTCCCGTCCCTCGACCTCGACTTCCCCCGCCCCAAGGGCCACAGGGGCGCGTCCAAGGGGCTGAGGGCCGTCGACAgcgtcctcctccgctgccccggCCGGGTCCGCCGCTTCTACGCCTACCTCGACCAGCTCCACGCGGGCCGCATCGACGACTGGCTCATCGTCCTCTCCCGCCGGGCCGTCGAGGTCTTCAACCTCATCTCCGTCGACGGCCTCATCGCCCTCCCCTCCGCCGTCTTCTCCTGCGGCCGGCTCACCGTCCTCCGCCTCTACGGCTGCGCGCTCCCGCTCCTGCCCGCGGGCTTCGAGGGTTTCCCGGAGCTGAGGAACCTCGCTCTCATCAACGTCCGGTTTCAGGAGAACGGCGCGTACCACCagctggaggagatcatcgcgacCTCGCCGTCGGTCGAGAAGCTGCTGCTTTGGGACGTGGAAATAGCGGGTGACTTCACCGAGTGGGTGATTCAGGCGCCCAATCTCCGGGACCTGAACATTCGATCAGCTGGGGATCTAGGCTGGAACATTGGGGAGCTCCCGTCGCTGCACTCTGCCGATATTGATATCCGGGATTATTTACCGGACCGAGACTTCGCCAAATTCCTCGCCGGATTTGCGAGTGTTACCAAGCTCGTGCTATGCACTCGTCATTCGCCG TTAAATGGGGCTAATATACTAGAGGCACTTCCATGCACTTTTGGCAACTTAAAGAGCTTAAAACTGTATACACAATTCTCGGAACTTTCCTCCATTATGTCAACCTTCTGCTTATTGAGGAATGctccaaaccttgaaagactcaaAATAATG atcgatgatGGTGTGGGGCAAAAATATGAGGCAAATGGAGAGTTTCAAAATGCACAATGGACTGATGGCATGTGTGCGAAACTTCAGTTTGTGCAGATAACTGGTATTCATTGGTTTTCAAATGAATTGTGTTTTATAGAGCTTATTCTTTCTAAGACAAGGCTTCTTCGCACATTATCTGTAAGTCATGGTGAGAAATGCTCAATGTCTAATGAGGGTGTAGTGAACAAGCTACTAAACTACCCAAGAGCTTCAAGTCATGCAAAGGTTCTATATGAAG TTATTTTTGAGAGTTTCTAG